One window of Magallana gigas chromosome 2, xbMagGiga1.1, whole genome shotgun sequence genomic DNA carries:
- the LOC105324875 gene encoding calcyclin-binding protein, with protein sequence MDIGELRQDVEEMRDLLVKATRSRVKDIIGVELRKLEHEVSRLEKAAADPVSSTEVPQKKPRPQIQTQTITNYAWDQSDKFMKIYVTIKGVHSLPKERVTCEFGKRSFRLQVEEEENKRRSELYISTLLEDINPEESWYKLKTDTVLLMLKKSTTGKTWPYVTSGEKAKKAKEDNEKKPKMDDDKDPNDSLMEMMKKMYDEGDDDMKRTIAQAWTQSKDKKGGP encoded by the exons ATGGATATTGGAGAG CTTCGTCAAGATGTTGAAGAAATGAGAGATTTGTTGGTAAAAGCCACTCGATCTCGAGTGAAAGATATTATTGGTGTTGAGCTCAGAAAATTAGAACATGAAGTATCACGACTGGAGAAAGCAGCAGCAGATCCCGTCTCATCAACAGAAGTACCACAGAAAAAACCAAGGCCACAAATCCAAACCCAGACCATCACTAATTATG CTTGGGACCAGTCTGATAAGTTCATGAAGATCTATGTCACAATTAAAGGAGTGCATTCTCTTCCAAAGGAAAGAGTTACCTGTGAATTTGGTAAGAG GTCCTTCAGATTACAAGTGGAGGAGGAGGAAAACAAGCGTCGTTCTGAACTGTACATATCCACCCTGCTGGAGGATATCAACCCCGAGGAGAGTTGGTACAAG TTGAAAACAGATACAGTGCTTCTGATGCTCAAAAAGAGTACCACAGGAAAAACATGGCCATATGTCACCTCTGGTGAAAAGGCAAAGAAAGCCAAAGAGGACAATGAGAAAAA GCCGAAAATGGATGATGACAAGGACCCTAATGATAGCCTGATGGAAATGATGAAGAAGATGTATGATGAAGGGGATGATGATATGAAGAGGACCATCGCCCAAGCATGGACCCAGTCCAAAGACAAAAAGGGTGGCCCCTGA
- the LOC105324873 gene encoding polyunsaturated fatty acid 5-lipoxygenase isoform X1: MSAPQWMMARLALSLARPHLPSLNGKRHFINHLRPLSSRVGCLQFPPRGSYLCLSARQCTTTMAGKSVSYKVVVKTGDKKRAGTDANVRVILHDDKGQKTKAAKLDNFLRDDFERGQIDKFTVKDVVDLDEIHQIELWRDDAGMYSDWFCDYVEVTINKKKQDFIFPIYRWIRPEFHYFIQHLDTFLPQDDPHKDQRDMDLEDIRLKYQYTQRVPGLPCQVKAIPDDEQFSFDYKWNIAKRKLKMIADSKLQLLTQGGKWEGIQHLTKVFTNAFGEPLGCKRWSNDIFFGWQRINSMNHSLIKLCTEIPKKLGVSDTMLQPFLEGWPLHQVIEAKRLFMVDLEILQDLPCKSDDFVCPVPIALFFINGDGRLVPIAIQLFQQKADDNPVFLPTDPPYTWMMAKMWYNLADASYHQSLTHLGYTHLIMEGVCVSFHRNLSQSHPLFKLLAPHFLYLIAINTRGLELLVAPNGWVDKTMNIGIKGMFNLIARGLNRWRMDVHGTLPEDLKKRGVYCLNGKILPGYFFRDDALLLYDAIKNYVTKYINLYYDSPEKIEKDWEIQNFGRELTLSREEGGCGLLGVPFDGKFDKPEQLIMVFTSIIYTCSVAHASTNFPQYDEYAFPPNYPASMNGVPPKDKSSLTEADILSTLPDKKTTLDVMTVTKILSDRGTKSLGDFEVQYIFDPDAKRIVQEFREELREISKTIKRRNEHRNPKYEWLDPEVVPNSISI, translated from the exons ATGAGTGCGCCACAGTGGATGATGGCTCGATTGGCGCTCTCTCTCGCGCGCCCCCACCTTCCGAGTCTAAACGGCAAACGTCATTTCATCAACCACCTCCGGCCCCTGTCGAGCCGCGTAGGTTGTTTACAGTTCCCACCACGTGGAAGTTATTTATGTTTGAGCGCTCGGCAATGCACCACAACGATGGCAGGGAAGTCGGTATCGTATAAGGTGGTTGTCAAAACCGGCGATAAAAAACGCGCGGGTACGGACGCCAACGTCCGAGTCATCTTACACGATGACAAGGGCCAAAAGACGAAAGCAGCCAAGCTGGACAATTTTCTCCGGGACGATTTCGAACGTGGTCAGATAGATAAATTCACGGTGAAGGATGTCGTCGACTTGGACGAGATTCACCAGATCGAACTTTGGCGCGATGATGCTGGGATGTACAGCGATTGGTTCTGTGACTATGTGGAAGTGACCATTAACAAAAAGAAGCAGGATTTTATTTTTCCGATATACCGCTGGATCCGCCCCGAGTTCCACTATTTTATTCAACATCTAGACACATTCCTCCCCCAAGATGACCCCCATAAGGACCAGCGAGACATGGATTTGGAGGATATACGACTCAAATACCAGTATACCCAAAGAGTGCCCGGTTTGCCGTGCCAG gtGAAAGCCATTCCGGACGACGAGCAGTTTTCTTTTGACTACAAA TGGAATATTGCAAAGAGGAAGCTGAAAATGATAGCAGACTCAAAGTTACAGCTGCTGACACAGGGCGGCAAGTGGGAGGGGATCCAGCATCTGACCAAGGTTTTCACCAACGCCTTCGGAGAACCTCTG GGATGCAAGCGGTGGAGTAATGACATTTTCTTTGGATGGCAGAGGATTAATAGTATGAACCACTCCCTGATAAAGCTCTGTACGGAAATTCCCAAAAA GCTGGGAGTTAGCGACACGATGCTGCAGCCCTTTCTGGAGGGATGGCCGCTTCACCAAGTGATCGAAGCCAAGCGACTCTTCATGGTGGACCTGGAAATCTTACAGGACCTCCCCTGTAAGAGTGACGATTTTGTG TGCCCAGTGCCCATTGctttatttttcatcaatgGCGACGGACGATTGGTCCCCATTGCCATCCAGCTGTTCCAGCAAAAAGCAGACGACAATCCG GTATTCCTGCCGACAGACCCACCTTATACCTGGATGATGGCCAAGATGTGGTACAACCTTGCGGACGCTAGCTACCACCAATCTCTCACTCACCTCG gaTACACCCACTTAATTATGGAGGGAGTCTGTGTGTCATTTCATCGCAACCTCTCGCAGTCTCATCCCCTCTTCAAACTCCTGGCCCCACATTTCTTATATCTCATCGCCATTAACAC GCGGGGACTAGAGTTGCTTGTAGCTCCTAACGGATGGGTGGATAAGACCATGAATATTGGCATCAAAGGAATGTTCAATTTGATTGCCAGAGG ATTAAATCGATGGAGAATGGATGTCCATGGTACGCTTCCCGAAGATCTCAAGAAAAGAGGA GTTTACTGCCTCAATGGGAAAATTTTACCAGGCTATTTCTTCCGAGATGATGCTTTATTGCTGTATGATGCAATTAAAAATTACGTCACCAAGTACATTAACCTTTACTATG ATTCCCCGGAGAAAATAGAAAAGGACTGGGAAATTCAGAACTTTGGTCGCGAGTTAACGTTATCACGTGAAGAGGGGGGATGCGGCCTGCTG GGTGTTCCGTTTGACGGCAAATTCGACAAACCAGAGCAGTTAATCATGGTGTTCACATCCATcatctatacatgtagtgtCGCGCATGCGTCAACAAATTTCCCGCAATACGACGAGTATGCTTTCCCGCCAAATTATCCCGCTTCCATGAACGGTGTTCCTCCTAAAGACAAG TCCTCCTTGACAGAGGCCGATATTCTGTCTACACTCCCAGACAAGAAAACAACGCTTGACGTTATGACTGTGACTAAAATTCTCAGCGATCGCGGTACTAAGAGCCTGGGAGACTTTGAAGTGCAGTACATTTTTGACCCAGATGCAAAACGAATAGTACAAGA gttCAGGGAAGAATTGCGAGAAATTAGCAAGACAATAAAAAGAAGAAACGAACATAGAAATCCCAAGTACGAATGGCTAGACCCGGAAGTGGTTCCCAATTCCATCAGCATCTAA
- the LOC105324873 gene encoding polyunsaturated fatty acid 5-lipoxygenase isoform X3 codes for MDYTIIVKTGDRFLSGTDSTVHIVLHGNTGRATKPAVLDNLFRNDFEQGATDEFCICDEDVGDIEWVEVWRDDFGVAADWFLERITVEKKGKQFHFPFLRWIKAHVPYRIQHLDTFLPQDDRFAHQRSAHVEEKRRLYEFSVKGPGLPAQVKAIPDDEQFSFDYKWNIAKRKLKMIADSKLQLLTQGGKWEGIQHLTKVFTNAFGEPLGCKRWSNDIFFGWQRINSMNHSLIKLCTEIPKKLGVSDTMLQPFLEGWPLHQVIEAKRLFMVDLEILQDLPCKSDDFVCPVPIALFFINGDGRLVPIAIQLFQQKADDNPVFLPTDPPYTWMMAKMWYNLADASYHQSLTHLGYTHLIMEGVCVSFHRNLSQSHPLFKLLAPHFLYLIAINTRGLELLVAPNGWVDKTMNIGIKGMFNLIARGLNRWRMDVHGTLPEDLKKRGVYCLNGKILPGYFFRDDALLLYDAIKNYVTKYINLYYDSPEKIEKDWEIQNFGRELTLSREEGGCGLLGVPFDGKFDKPEQLIMVFTSIIYTCSVAHASTNFPQYDEYAFPPNYPASMNGVPPKDKSSLTEADILSTLPDKKTTLDVMTVTKILSDRGTKSLGDFEVQYIFDPDAKRIVQEFREELREISKTIKRRNEHRNPKYEWLDPEVVPNSISI; via the exons ATGGATTACACAATTATAGTTAAAACCGGCGATCGTTTTCTTTCCGGAACCGATTCCACCGTGCACATTGTCCTGCACGGAAACACCGGTCGAGCCACGAAACCCGCGGTGTTGGATAACCTTTTCCGGAACGATTTTGAGCAGGGCGCCACAGACGAGTTTTGTATCTGTGACGAGGACGTTGGGGATATTGAATGGGTGGAGGTATGGAGGGACGACTTTGGGGTGGCAGCTGATTGGTTCCTGGAGAGGATTACCGTAGAGAAAAAAGGGAAGCAGTTCCattttccgtttttgagatGGATTAAAGCGCACGTGCCTTACCGAATACAACATTTGGACACTTTCCTGCCCCAGGATGATAGATTCGCACACCAACGAAGTGCGCACGTAGAGGAGAAAAGGAGACTGTATGAGTTCTCTGTGAAGGGTCCAGGCTTACCGGCACAG gtGAAAGCCATTCCGGACGACGAGCAGTTTTCTTTTGACTACAAA TGGAATATTGCAAAGAGGAAGCTGAAAATGATAGCAGACTCAAAGTTACAGCTGCTGACACAGGGCGGCAAGTGGGAGGGGATCCAGCATCTGACCAAGGTTTTCACCAACGCCTTCGGAGAACCTCTG GGATGCAAGCGGTGGAGTAATGACATTTTCTTTGGATGGCAGAGGATTAATAGTATGAACCACTCCCTGATAAAGCTCTGTACGGAAATTCCCAAAAA GCTGGGAGTTAGCGACACGATGCTGCAGCCCTTTCTGGAGGGATGGCCGCTTCACCAAGTGATCGAAGCCAAGCGACTCTTCATGGTGGACCTGGAAATCTTACAGGACCTCCCCTGTAAGAGTGACGATTTTGTG TGCCCAGTGCCCATTGctttatttttcatcaatgGCGACGGACGATTGGTCCCCATTGCCATCCAGCTGTTCCAGCAAAAAGCAGACGACAATCCG GTATTCCTGCCGACAGACCCACCTTATACCTGGATGATGGCCAAGATGTGGTACAACCTTGCGGACGCTAGCTACCACCAATCTCTCACTCACCTCG gaTACACCCACTTAATTATGGAGGGAGTCTGTGTGTCATTTCATCGCAACCTCTCGCAGTCTCATCCCCTCTTCAAACTCCTGGCCCCACATTTCTTATATCTCATCGCCATTAACAC GCGGGGACTAGAGTTGCTTGTAGCTCCTAACGGATGGGTGGATAAGACCATGAATATTGGCATCAAAGGAATGTTCAATTTGATTGCCAGAGG ATTAAATCGATGGAGAATGGATGTCCATGGTACGCTTCCCGAAGATCTCAAGAAAAGAGGA GTTTACTGCCTCAATGGGAAAATTTTACCAGGCTATTTCTTCCGAGATGATGCTTTATTGCTGTATGATGCAATTAAAAATTACGTCACCAAGTACATTAACCTTTACTATG ATTCCCCGGAGAAAATAGAAAAGGACTGGGAAATTCAGAACTTTGGTCGCGAGTTAACGTTATCACGTGAAGAGGGGGGATGCGGCCTGCTG GGTGTTCCGTTTGACGGCAAATTCGACAAACCAGAGCAGTTAATCATGGTGTTCACATCCATcatctatacatgtagtgtCGCGCATGCGTCAACAAATTTCCCGCAATACGACGAGTATGCTTTCCCGCCAAATTATCCCGCTTCCATGAACGGTGTTCCTCCTAAAGACAAG TCCTCCTTGACAGAGGCCGATATTCTGTCTACACTCCCAGACAAGAAAACAACGCTTGACGTTATGACTGTGACTAAAATTCTCAGCGATCGCGGTACTAAGAGCCTGGGAGACTTTGAAGTGCAGTACATTTTTGACCCAGATGCAAAACGAATAGTACAAGA gttCAGGGAAGAATTGCGAGAAATTAGCAAGACAATAAAAAGAAGAAACGAACATAGAAATCCCAAGTACGAATGGCTAGACCCGGAAGTGGTTCCCAATTCCATCAGCATCTAA
- the LOC105324873 gene encoding allene oxide synthase-lipoxygenase protein isoform X2 — MGNCCGVPKADYMVYVRTGDLKGAGTNANVKIRLHDSEGNVTQDITLDNFFRDDFEAGSMDTFHVPELKNFGNIISKIEFWRDDSGVASDWYVNKILVENRKSNDIFVFPVYRWIRPNFHYKIVHLDTSLPQYDPHADQRKMELREKCNLYQQCVKMKDGPSQVKAIPDDEQFSFDYKWNIAKRKLKMIADSKLQLLTQGGKWEGIQHLTKVFTNAFGEPLGCKRWSNDIFFGWQRINSMNHSLIKLCTEIPKKLGVSDTMLQPFLEGWPLHQVIEAKRLFMVDLEILQDLPCKSDDFVCPVPIALFFINGDGRLVPIAIQLFQQKADDNPVFLPTDPPYTWMMAKMWYNLADASYHQSLTHLGYTHLIMEGVCVSFHRNLSQSHPLFKLLAPHFLYLIAINTRGLELLVAPNGWVDKTMNIGIKGMFNLIARGLNRWRMDVHGTLPEDLKKRGVYCLNGKILPGYFFRDDALLLYDAIKNYVTKYINLYYDSPEKIEKDWEIQNFGRELTLSREEGGCGLLGVPFDGKFDKPEQLIMVFTSIIYTCSVAHASTNFPQYDEYAFPPNYPASMNGVPPKDKSSLTEADILSTLPDKKTTLDVMTVTKILSDRGTKSLGDFEVQYIFDPDAKRIVQEFREELREISKTIKRRNEHRNPKYEWLDPEVVPNSISI; from the exons ATGGGAAACTGCTGTGGTGTCCCGAAGGCGGATTACATGGTGTATGTTCGAACCGGAGACCTAAAAGGCGCGGGAACCAACGCTAACGTCAAAATACGTCTGCACGACAGTGAGGGAAACGTCACGCAGGATATCACGCTGGATAATTTCTTCCGGGATGACTTTGAAGCTGGTTCTATGGATACTTTCCACGTTCCAGAACTTAAGAATTTTGGCAATATCATATCTAAAATAGAGTTTTGGAGAGATGACTCGGGAGTTGCAAGCGATTGGTATgtgaataaaattttggtggaGAACCGTAAATCCAATGACATTTTCGTTTTTCCCGTCTATCGTTGGATTAGACCAAACTTTCACTACAAAATAGTTCATCTTGATACGTCATTGCCCCAATATGACCCACATGCAGATCAACGGAAGATGGAGTTAAGAGAGAAGTGCAATCTATACCAACAGTGTGTTAAAATGAAGGATGGTCCTTCCCAG gtGAAAGCCATTCCGGACGACGAGCAGTTTTCTTTTGACTACAAA TGGAATATTGCAAAGAGGAAGCTGAAAATGATAGCAGACTCAAAGTTACAGCTGCTGACACAGGGCGGCAAGTGGGAGGGGATCCAGCATCTGACCAAGGTTTTCACCAACGCCTTCGGAGAACCTCTG GGATGCAAGCGGTGGAGTAATGACATTTTCTTTGGATGGCAGAGGATTAATAGTATGAACCACTCCCTGATAAAGCTCTGTACGGAAATTCCCAAAAA GCTGGGAGTTAGCGACACGATGCTGCAGCCCTTTCTGGAGGGATGGCCGCTTCACCAAGTGATCGAAGCCAAGCGACTCTTCATGGTGGACCTGGAAATCTTACAGGACCTCCCCTGTAAGAGTGACGATTTTGTG TGCCCAGTGCCCATTGctttatttttcatcaatgGCGACGGACGATTGGTCCCCATTGCCATCCAGCTGTTCCAGCAAAAAGCAGACGACAATCCG GTATTCCTGCCGACAGACCCACCTTATACCTGGATGATGGCCAAGATGTGGTACAACCTTGCGGACGCTAGCTACCACCAATCTCTCACTCACCTCG gaTACACCCACTTAATTATGGAGGGAGTCTGTGTGTCATTTCATCGCAACCTCTCGCAGTCTCATCCCCTCTTCAAACTCCTGGCCCCACATTTCTTATATCTCATCGCCATTAACAC GCGGGGACTAGAGTTGCTTGTAGCTCCTAACGGATGGGTGGATAAGACCATGAATATTGGCATCAAAGGAATGTTCAATTTGATTGCCAGAGG ATTAAATCGATGGAGAATGGATGTCCATGGTACGCTTCCCGAAGATCTCAAGAAAAGAGGA GTTTACTGCCTCAATGGGAAAATTTTACCAGGCTATTTCTTCCGAGATGATGCTTTATTGCTGTATGATGCAATTAAAAATTACGTCACCAAGTACATTAACCTTTACTATG ATTCCCCGGAGAAAATAGAAAAGGACTGGGAAATTCAGAACTTTGGTCGCGAGTTAACGTTATCACGTGAAGAGGGGGGATGCGGCCTGCTG GGTGTTCCGTTTGACGGCAAATTCGACAAACCAGAGCAGTTAATCATGGTGTTCACATCCATcatctatacatgtagtgtCGCGCATGCGTCAACAAATTTCCCGCAATACGACGAGTATGCTTTCCCGCCAAATTATCCCGCTTCCATGAACGGTGTTCCTCCTAAAGACAAG TCCTCCTTGACAGAGGCCGATATTCTGTCTACACTCCCAGACAAGAAAACAACGCTTGACGTTATGACTGTGACTAAAATTCTCAGCGATCGCGGTACTAAGAGCCTGGGAGACTTTGAAGTGCAGTACATTTTTGACCCAGATGCAAAACGAATAGTACAAGA gttCAGGGAAGAATTGCGAGAAATTAGCAAGACAATAAAAAGAAGAAACGAACATAGAAATCCCAAGTACGAATGGCTAGACCCGGAAGTGGTTCCCAATTCCATCAGCATCTAA